The proteins below come from a single Malus domestica chromosome 03, GDT2T_hap1 genomic window:
- the LOC103429767 gene encoding oligopeptide transporter 1-like has product MGSYVEDGVPHAARQQSNVDVVDDEVNDNPIEQVRLTVPITDDPSQPTLTFRTWVLGIISCSVLAFVNQFFGYRQNQLYVSSVSAQILVLPAGKLMAATLPQKPIRFPFTNWSFSLNPGPFNLKEHVLITIFANSGSNSVYAVGIITIVMAFYHRTLHPAAAFLLAQTTQMLGYGWAGIFRKYLVDSPYMWWPSNLVQVSLFRALHEKEKRPKGGRTRLQFFFMVFICSFAYYIVPSYLFPSISAFSFVCWIWKDSITAQQIGSGMHGLGIGSFGFDWSTVAGFLGSPLATPGFATINILIGFILIVYIVTPIAYWNNAYEAQKFPIFTSHTYDSSGQRYNISRVLDQKNFDINMVGYNGYSKLYLSTFFAFTYGLSFATLTATISHVALFHGRTIWKMWKKTTSAVKDQIGDVHTRLMKKNYDSVPQWWFQIILVSMVALAVFTCEGFGKQLQLPWWGVLMACGIALFFTLPIGIIQATTNQQPGLNVITELIIGYIYPGRPLANVAFKTYGYISMSQALMFLSDFKLGHYMKIPPKSMFVVQLVGTLVASSVYFGTSWWLLTSIEYICDPSKLPEGSPWTCPGDDVFYNASIIWGVIGPLRMFSNKGVYPEMNWFFLIGLLAPVPIWFLSKKFPNQKWIKLINMPIILGATGMMPPARAVNYLTWLSVGIFFNFYVYRKYKGWWARHNYILSAALDAGVAFTAVLLYFTLQSKDIMGPGWWGLEADDHCPLASCPTAPGVVAKGCPVR; this is encoded by the exons ATGGGTAGTTATGTAGAGGATGGAGTTCCTCATGCAGCAAGGCAGCAATCAAATGTTGATGTAGTTG ATGATGAAGTGAATGACAACCCAATAGAGCAAGTGAGGCTAACAGTTCCAATAACCGATGACCCTTCACAGCCGACCTTGACGTTTCGAACATGGGTTCTTGGGATCATTTCATGCTCTGTTCTTGCTTTTGTCAACCAGTTTTTCGGGTACCGCCAGAATCAACTCTACGTTTCTTCAGTCTCTGCGCAAATTCTTGTCCTGCCTGCGGGGAAGCTGATGGCTGCTACCCTTCCGCAGAAACCAATCCGGTTCCCGTTTACAAATTGGTCTTTTTCGCTGAATCCGGGGCCTTTCAACTTGAAAGAACATGTGCTGATCACCATCTTCGCCAACTCTGGATCGAACAGCGTTTACGCTGTAGGCATCATCACAATTGTCATGGCTTTCTACCACAGAACATTGCACCCTGCAGCTGCCTTCTTGTTAGCACAAACCACTCAG ATGCTTGGGTATGGATGGGCTGGCATTTTCAGAAAATACCTTGTTGACTCTCCTTACATGTGGTGGCCTTCAAATCTTGTTCAAGTTTCTCTTTTCAg GGCATTGCACGAAAAGGAGAAGAGGCCGAAGGGAGGCCGGACTAGGCTGCAGTTCTTCTTCATGGTTTTCATCTGCAGCTTTGCTTACTACATTGTTCCGAGTTATCTTTTCCCCTCCATTTCCGCTTTCTCCTTTGTTTGCTGGATATGGAAGGACTCCATCACCGCTCAACAGATTGGTTCTGGCATGCATGGGCTTGGTATTGGCTCATTCGGCTTTGATTGGTCTACTGTTGCCGGTTTCTTAGGCAGCCCTTTAGCCACTCCTGGATTTGCGACCATTAACATCTTAATTGGTTTTATATTGATTGTTTACATTGTCACCCCCATTGCCTACTGGAACAACGCATATGAAGCTCAAAAGTTTCCAATCTTTACGTCACACACTTACGATTCCAGTGGCCAGCGCTATAACATTTCCAGAGTTCTAGATCAGAAAAATTTCGATATTAACATGGTAGGGTATAACGGTTACAGTAAACTCTATCTCAGCACCTTCTTTGCCTTCACTTATGGGCTGAGCTTTGCCACTCTGACGGCTACTATTTCGCACGTTGCTCTCTTCCATGGAAG AACGATCTGGAAGATGTGGAAAAAGACAACTAGTGCAGTGAAAGATCAAATCGGTGATGTCCATACCCGACTGATGAAGAAGAACTATGATTCAGTGCCTCAATGGTGGTTTCAAATCATCCTTGTTTCTATGGTTGCTCTTGCTGTCTTTACTTGTGAAGGTTTCGGAAAACAGCTCCAACTTCCATGGTGGGGAGTTTTAATGGCTTGCGGCATTGCCCTATTTTTCACATTACCTATTGGCATTATTCAAGCCACAACAAACCAG CAACCGGGGCTTAATGTGATCACAGAGCTAATTATCGGGTACATTTATCCCGGGAGGCCTCTTGCTAATGTGGCTTTCAAGACCTATGGATATATCAGCATGTCACAGGCACTCATGTTTCTCAGTGACTTCAAATTAGGCCACTATATGAAGATCCCTCCTAAGTCCATGTTTGTTGTGCAG TTGGTTGGAACGCTAGTAGCTTCAAGTGTCTACTTTGGCACATCCTGGTGGCTTCTCACAAGCATCGAGTACATCTGCGATCCATCAAAGCTGCCAGAGGGAAGTCCGTGGACATGCCCTGGTGACGATGTGTTCTACAATGCTTCGATCATATGGGGGGTCATAGGCCCACTCAGGATGTTCAGCAACAAAGGTGTCTACCCGGAAATGAACTGGTTCTTCCTCATTGGCTTGCTTGCACCCGTTCCGATTTGGTTCCTCTCCAAAAAGTTCCCCAACCAGAAGTGGATTAAGCTCATAAACATGCCGATCATTCTGGGTGCAACAGGCATGATGCCGCCTGCTAGGGCTGTGAACTATTTGACATGGCTTTCGGTTGGGATTTTCTTCAACTTCTATGTGTACCGAAAGTACAAGGGGTGGTGGGCTAGGCATAACTACATTCTATCTGCTGCTTTGGATGCTGGTGTGGCCTTCACAGCAGTTCTTCTGTATTTCACCCTTCAATCCAAGGATATAATGGGGCCCGGCTGGTGGGGTCTCGAAGCGGATGACCATTGTCCGCTGGCCTCGTGCCCCACGGCTCCAGGTGTAGTTGCCAAAGGCTGTCCGGTTCGctaa